A DNA window from Mycobacterium sp. IDR2000157661 contains the following coding sequences:
- a CDS encoding methylated-DNA--[protein]-cysteine S-methyltransferase has translation MATEGEFMTSLQFRTIDSPVGLLTLAGIDNRLMHLRMVDQTYEPSRDGWVPDNTAFPDAVQQLEAYFAGHLTEFELHLDLVGTAFQRKVWAALLTIPYGETRSYGDIARQVGSPGAFRAVGLANGHNPIGIIVPCHRVIGSNGSLTGYGGGIEKKRTLLEFEKSRLSPVATLFD, from the coding sequence ATGGCCACCGAGGGAGAATTCATGACCAGCCTGCAGTTCCGCACGATCGACAGCCCCGTCGGGCTGCTCACCCTGGCGGGAATCGACAACCGCTTGATGCACCTGCGAATGGTCGACCAGACCTACGAGCCGAGCCGCGACGGCTGGGTGCCCGACAACACCGCCTTCCCCGACGCGGTCCAACAGCTCGAGGCCTATTTCGCCGGCCACCTCACCGAGTTCGAACTCCACCTCGACCTGGTCGGCACAGCATTTCAGCGCAAGGTGTGGGCCGCACTGCTGACGATTCCATACGGCGAGACCCGCTCGTACGGCGACATCGCACGGCAGGTCGGGTCACCGGGCGCCTTCCGCGCCGTCGGACTGGCCAACGGTCACAACCCGATCGGAATCATCGTCCCGTGCCATCGGGTGATCGGCTCCAATGGAAGCCTCACCGGATACGGCGGCGGTATCGAAAAGAAAAGGACGCTATTGGAATTCGAAAAAAGTCGACTATCGCCGGTTGCGACATTATTCGATTGA
- a CDS encoding lipoprotein LpqH, producing the protein MISPRRAGIHTLGIVLLAAAAGCGSEPAPRPDLGMPRNTAQVSIDGRDTGKQYVVSCRKQQWQLSIDTVGQDAGFTAMLDSDSDLNAEMVKIRDLGGFTGSAWRGGVGDVQAHRDAGILTINGTGYGYFGDKWTHPTNAEFTIEAAC; encoded by the coding sequence ATGATTTCACCCAGGAGAGCCGGCATCCACACCCTCGGCATTGTCCTTCTCGCGGCCGCTGCAGGCTGCGGCAGCGAGCCGGCGCCGCGGCCCGACCTCGGCATGCCGCGGAACACGGCGCAGGTGTCCATCGACGGGCGCGACACCGGCAAACAGTATGTTGTGAGCTGCCGAAAGCAGCAGTGGCAGTTGAGTATCGACACCGTCGGCCAAGACGCGGGGTTCACCGCGATGCTGGACTCCGACAGCGACCTCAACGCCGAAATGGTGAAGATCCGCGACCTCGGGGGCTTCACGGGAAGCGCATGGCGCGGCGGCGTTGGCGACGTTCAGGCGCATCGCGACGCCGGCATCCTGACCATCAACGGAACGGGATACGGCTACTTCGGTGACAAGTGGACGCATCCCACCAACGCCGAATTCACCATCGAGGCCGCCTGTTGA
- a CDS encoding DUF4383 domain-containing protein has translation MRLAALIVGVGFLGFGVLGFVSPVTAEQPTVPGPILFGLFSAGVVHNVIHLLIGTLGLLASRRVNHARIFLVGAGLVLGLLWLLTYVVNRKTAADALAFTNADYRLHFGLAAVMMVLGLLLGFGRLSRSTRDADNKASAPPGSPMR, from the coding sequence GTGCGCCTTGCGGCTCTGATCGTCGGCGTGGGCTTTCTCGGCTTCGGCGTGCTGGGATTCGTATCGCCTGTCACCGCAGAGCAGCCGACCGTGCCGGGCCCCATACTGTTCGGACTCTTCTCGGCCGGAGTCGTACACAACGTCATTCACCTGTTGATCGGAACACTCGGCCTGCTGGCCTCTCGGCGCGTCAATCACGCGCGGATATTCCTGGTGGGTGCCGGCCTCGTGCTGGGCTTGTTGTGGCTTCTGACGTACGTGGTCAACCGGAAGACGGCGGCCGACGCGCTCGCCTTCACCAACGCCGACTACCGGCTTCACTTCGGCCTCGCCGCCGTGATGATGGTGCTCGGACTGCTGCTGGGATTCGGGCGCCTGAGCCGCTCGACACGGGACGCGGACAACAAGGCTTCGGCGCCGCCGGGATCACCGATGCGCTGA
- a CDS encoding adenylate/guanylate cyclase domain-containing protein has protein sequence MSVSESVPKRLGRVLETVTRQSGRLPDTPQYGSWLLGKPTESQRRRRIRIQVILTSLLLFANIIGIVVSLLLNALAIPVPSIFSDAPGWLTWAVAPTYMAVALVGGTAWITARTVRSLRWSIEERPPTREDQRNVFLAPWRVAKRLLFLWGFGTALLTLLYGLQDTAFIPRFIFAVGFPGIVVATACYLITEFSLRPVAAEALEAGRPPRRLTAGIMGRTMLVWALGSGVPVMGIAITAIFSLVLGNLTPTQFGVAVLSIAAAALVFGFILMWILSWLTATPVRVVRSALHHVERGDYDCGLVVFDGTELGELQRGFNSMVEGLKERERVRDLFGRHVGRDVAAAAEKERPKLGGEERHVAVIFVDIIGSTQLVTGRPATEVVELLNRFFAVIVEEVDRHHGFVNKFEGDAALAVFGAPNHLERPEDEALAAGRAIARRIRAEVPECEAGIGVAAGEAVAGNVGAKERFEYTVIGEPVNEAARLCDLAKDKPGHLLASSDALSKASDDEKSHWSLGDTVTLRGHDEPTRLALPV, from the coding sequence ATGAGCGTCAGCGAAAGCGTCCCGAAGCGGCTCGGCCGCGTCCTGGAGACCGTGACACGGCAGAGCGGCCGACTGCCGGACACGCCGCAGTACGGGTCGTGGCTGCTCGGCAAGCCGACCGAGAGTCAGCGGCGCAGGCGCATCCGCATCCAGGTCATCCTCACCTCGCTGTTGCTGTTCGCCAACATCATCGGAATCGTGGTGTCGTTGCTGCTCAACGCGTTGGCGATCCCCGTGCCGAGCATCTTCTCCGACGCGCCGGGGTGGCTGACGTGGGCCGTCGCCCCGACCTACATGGCGGTCGCGTTGGTCGGCGGGACCGCGTGGATCACCGCGCGGACCGTCCGCTCCCTGCGGTGGTCCATCGAAGAGCGCCCTCCGACCCGGGAGGATCAGCGCAACGTGTTCCTCGCGCCGTGGCGGGTGGCGAAGAGGCTGCTCTTCCTGTGGGGCTTCGGCACCGCGCTGCTGACGCTGTTGTACGGGCTGCAGGACACCGCCTTCATCCCCCGCTTCATCTTCGCGGTCGGGTTCCCCGGAATCGTGGTTGCCACCGCGTGCTACCTGATCACCGAATTCTCGCTGCGCCCGGTCGCGGCGGAGGCGCTGGAAGCGGGCCGTCCGCCGCGCCGGCTGACCGCCGGGATCATGGGCCGCACCATGCTGGTGTGGGCACTGGGGTCTGGGGTGCCGGTGATGGGCATTGCCATCACCGCGATCTTCTCGCTGGTACTGGGCAACCTCACGCCCACACAGTTCGGTGTTGCGGTGCTGAGCATTGCGGCAGCGGCGCTGGTGTTCGGCTTCATCCTGATGTGGATTCTGTCCTGGCTGACCGCGACTCCTGTCCGGGTGGTGCGTTCGGCACTGCACCACGTCGAGCGGGGTGATTACGACTGCGGCCTGGTGGTGTTCGACGGCACCGAACTCGGCGAGCTGCAGCGGGGCTTCAACTCGATGGTCGAGGGCCTCAAGGAACGCGAACGGGTGCGCGACTTGTTCGGTCGTCATGTCGGTCGCGACGTCGCCGCGGCGGCCGAGAAGGAACGGCCCAAGCTCGGCGGGGAGGAACGCCATGTGGCGGTCATCTTCGTCGACATCATCGGCTCGACACAGTTGGTGACGGGAAGACCCGCAACCGAAGTCGTCGAGTTGCTGAACCGCTTCTTCGCCGTCATCGTCGAGGAGGTCGACCGCCACCACGGGTTCGTCAACAAGTTCGAAGGAGATGCGGCGCTTGCGGTGTTCGGTGCGCCCAACCACTTGGAGCGGCCGGAGGACGAGGCGTTGGCCGCCGGTCGTGCCATCGCCCGGCGCATCCGCGCGGAGGTGCCCGAGTGCGAAGCGGGCATCGGCGTGGCGGCGGGCGAAGCGGTGGCGGGCAACGTCGGTGCCAAGGAACGGTTCGAGTACACCGTGATCGGCGAACCGGTCAACGAAGCAGCGCGCCTGTGCGACCTGGCGAAGGACAAGCCGGGCCATTTGCTCGCCTCATCGGATGCCCTGTCCAAGGCGAGCGACGACGAAAAGTCGCACTGGAGCCTGGGCGACACCGTCACACTGCGCGGCCACGACGAGCCGACCCGGCTCGCACTGCCGGTGTAG
- the nucS gene encoding endonuclease NucS, protein MRLVIAQCTVDYVGRLTAHLPSARRLLLIKADGSVSVHADDRAYKPLNWMSPPCRLTEKTEGPAPVWVVENKAGEQLRITVESVEHDSSHELGVDPGLVKDGVEAHLQELLAEHVELLGPGYTLVRREYMTAIGPVDLLCRDENGGSVAVEIKRRGEIDGVEQLTRYLELLNRDTLLAPVTGVFAAQQIKPQAKTLAVDRGIRCLTLDYDQMRGMDSDEFRLF, encoded by the coding sequence GTGCGTCTCGTGATCGCCCAATGCACCGTCGACTACGTCGGACGGCTGACCGCACACCTGCCCTCGGCGCGGCGACTGCTGCTGATCAAGGCCGACGGGTCGGTGAGTGTGCACGCCGACGACCGCGCCTACAAGCCGCTGAACTGGATGAGTCCGCCGTGTCGGCTTACCGAGAAGACCGAGGGTCCGGCGCCGGTCTGGGTGGTGGAGAACAAGGCCGGCGAGCAACTGCGGATCACCGTCGAAAGCGTCGAACACGATTCCAGCCATGAACTCGGCGTGGATCCCGGCCTGGTCAAGGATGGCGTCGAGGCCCACCTGCAGGAACTGTTGGCCGAGCACGTGGAACTCTTGGGCCCGGGATACACGCTGGTGCGGCGCGAGTACATGACCGCGATCGGGCCGGTGGACCTGCTGTGCCGCGACGAGAACGGTGGGTCGGTCGCTGTGGAGATCAAACGCCGCGGTGAGATCGACGGAGTAGAACAGCTGACCCGCTATCTCGAGTTGCTCAACCGCGACACGCTTCTCGCGCCCGTCACCGGAGTCTTTGCCGCGCAACAGATCAAGCCGCAGGCCAAGACGCTGGCCGTCGACCGCGGCATCCGGTGCCTGACACTGGACTACGACCAGATGCGGGGAATGGACAGCGACGAGTTCCGCCTGTTCTAG